A region from the Oncorhynchus tshawytscha isolate Ot180627B linkage group LG26, Otsh_v2.0, whole genome shotgun sequence genome encodes:
- the LOC112225674 gene encoding tubulin alpha chain-like, translating to MRECISMHVGQAGVQMGNACWELYCLEHGIQPDGQMPSDKTRGGGDDSFNTFFSETGAGKHVPRAIFVDLEPTVIDEVRTGIYRQLFHPEQLITGKEDAANNYARGHYTIGKEIIDIVLDRTRKLADQCTGLQGFLIFHSFGGGTGSGFTSLLMERLSVDYGKKSKLEFAVYPAPQVSTAVVEPYNSILTTHTTLEHSDCAFMVDNEAIYDICRRNLDIERPSYTNLNRLIGQIVSSITASLRFDGALNVDLTEFQTNLVPYPRIHFPLATYAPVISAEKAYHEQLSVADITNACFEPANQMVKCDPRHGKYMACCLLYRGDVVPKDVNSAIAAIKTKRSIQFVDWCPTGFKVGINYQPPTVVPGGDLAKVQRAVCMLSNTTAIAEAWARLDHKFDLMYAKRAFVHWYVGEGMEEGEFSEAREDMAALEKDYEEVGTDSVGEEDEEGEEY from the exons ATG CGTGAGTGTATTTCCATGCATGTGGGCCAAGCCGGAGTCCAGATGGGTAACGCCTGTTGGGAGCTATACTGCCTGGAGCATGGGATCCAGCCGGACGGACAGATGCCCAGTGACAAGACTCGTGGAGGTGGAGACGACTCCTTCAACACCTTCTTCAGTGAGACTGGAGCTGGAAAGCATGTCCCCCGAGCCATCTTCGTTGACCTGGAGCCCACTGTCATCG ATGAGGTGAGGACCGGTATCTATCGTCAGCTGTTCCACCCTGAGCAGCTGATCACTGGTAAAGAAGATGCTGCCAACAACTACGCCCGCGGTCACTACACCATCGGCAAGGAGATCATTGACATTGTGCTGGACAGGACACGCAAACTG GCTGACCAGTGTACAGGTCTCCAGGGGTTCCTCATCTTCCACAGCTTCGGAGGAGGCACCGGTTCTGGTTTCACCTCCCTGCTGATGGAACGTCTGTCTGTCGACTACGGAAAGAAGTCTAAGCTTGAGTTTGCCGTTTACCCAGCTCCTCAGGTGTCCACGGCTGTGGTGGAGCCCTACAACTCCATCCTGACCACTCACACCACCCTGGAGCACTCTGACTGTGCCTTCATGGTGGACAATGAGGCCATCTATGACATCTGCCGTAGGAACCTTGACATTGAGCGTCCCTCATACACCAACCTCAACAGGCTCATTGGTCAGATCGTCTCTTCCATCACTGCCTCCCTGCGTTTCGATGGAGCCCTGAATGTtgatctgacagagttccagaccaACTTGGTGCCCTACCCCCGTATCCACTTCCCTCTGGCCACCTATGCCCCGGTCATCTCTGCTGAGAAGGCCTATCACGAGCAGCTGTCAGTCGCTGACATCACCAACGCCTGCTTTGAGCCGGCCAatcagatggtgaagtgtgacccTCGTCACGGCAAATACATGGCCTGCTGTCTCCTGTACCGTGGTGACGTTGTTCCCAAAGATGTCAACTCTGCCATCGCTGCCATCAAAACCAAGAGGAGTATCCAGTTTGTGGACTGGTGTCCCACTGGCTTCAAGGTGGGTATCAACTACCAGCCCCCTACGGTGGTTCCTGGAGGAGACCTGGCCAAGGTCCAGAGGGCTGTGTGCATGCTGAGTAACACCACAGCCATCGCTGAGGCCTGGGCCCGTCTGGACCACAAGTTTGACCTGATGTATGCCAAGAGAGCCTTTGTGCACTGGTACGTTGGTGAGGGCATGGAGGAGGGAGAGTTCTCTGAGGCCAGAGAAGACATGGCAGCCCTGGAGAAGGATTATGAAGAGGTGGGCACTGACAGCgtgggagaagaggatgaggagggagaggaatatTAA